The DNA region ACGACGACGACGCTGCCGAGTCGGGCCGGCGAGAACCTTTTCTGGCTCGGGCGCTATGTCGAACGGACCGAGGCGGCGCTTCGGATCGTGCGCGCCATCGCCGGTCGGCTGGTCGATGCCGAGGGTACCGGATCCTCGGTGATGAACCGGCTCGTTGCGACGCTCGTCTCCTCCGGGGCGGCGATGTCCGAAAAAGGGCCGACGCAGCCGCCGGCGCTGGCCTATGCCGCCCTCACGGATCGTGGCTCGTTCAACACGGTTCCCCGTCTCGCGGAATCCTGCCGCCGCGCCGCGTCCGTCATCCGGGACCGGTTGTCGCCAGACGCTTGGCGCGCGGTGGCAGATCTCGAAATTCTCACGGCGCGGCCGCTCGAAGGCCGCACCGGCAGCGACATGCTCGAACGGGCCAATGACGCGTTGCGCATGATCGCCGCCTTCTCCGGCCTCGCTCAGGAAAACATGGTGCGCCAGCATGGATGGCGCTTCCTGGAACTCGGCCGCCGAATCGACCGCGGCCTCGCCATCGCCCGTGCCACCCGCCATTGCGGCTTCGACGCACGTTCGGGAGAACTCGACGCACTGTTGGAACTCGCCGACAGCCAGATCACCTACCGCATCCGCTATGTCATGCAGTCGGCGCGCATTCCCGTGCTCGACCTCGTGCTGCTGGATAGTGGCAATCCGCGCGCGCTTGCCTTCCAGGCAGCCCGCATCCGGCAGGCGCTCGCTGAGCTGCCCGCTCATGCCCCGGGAGGCCTGCTCTCGCCGGCGGATCGCCTGGCGACGCGACTTTTCGCCGAGCTGGAGACCGCCGATGCGGCAAAGCTCGACGCCAATAGCGTGTTCGCCCACGAAAAGAGCCTGATGCAAATCTCGGACGAGATCGCGCTCGCCTATTTCACCCATCGCACGGCGTCCGACCGTGCCGAGGCCAGTGACTGATCGTGCTTTATGACATCCGGCAGGTCACCCATTACAGCTATGCCCTGCCCGTCCCCTTCGCGCGTCAGGCGCTGCGCCTTCTCCCCGTCGATCGGCCGGGCCAGCGCGTCATCGCCTCCGACCTGTCGATCCGTCCCGCACCGACCGAGCGTGACGACGCCTTCGATTTTTTCGGCAACCGCATCACCACCGTCGCCTTCGCCTTTCCTCACGATGAATTGAGACTGGAGACGCGGGCCCGCGTCCTCGTCGATACGCCCGCCTTGCCGGAGGCAGCCTCGACGCCGCGCTTCGAGACGGTGCGACGGCTCGCCCTGACCGAACCCGATCTCGGGCCGCGCTCGCCGGTCCAGTTCCTCTTTCCCAGCCGCCTCATCGCCATCAACACCGAAATCGGGGAATATGCCGCGGCCAGCTTTCCAGAGGGCCGGCCGGTCCTAGAGGGGGCGTTCGATCTGACGCGGCGGATCAAGGATGAGTTCCGCTACGATTCCGAGGCGACGGACGTCACCACGCTACCTGCCGAGGCTTTCGAACAGCGCGCCGGAGTCTGCCAGGACTTTGCCCATATCATGATTGCCGGATTGCGCACGATGGGCCTGCCGGCGGCCTATGTCAGCGGCTTCCTGCGCACCGAGCCGCCGCCGGGACGGCCGCGCCTCGAAGGCGCCGATGCGACCCACGCGTGGGTTGCGGTGTGGTGCGGGCGCGATGCGGGCTGGATCGGCTTCGATCCCACGAACGGCGTGATTGCGGAGAATGACCATCTCGTCCTGGCGATTGGCCGGGACTATGCGGACGCCGCTCCGGTGGACGGCGTTATCGTGACCTCGGGCGATCACACGCTCGATGTCGCCGTCGATGTCGTGCCCGTTGAATCCTGATCCCGGGCAGGCTGGTATTTCGAGTTTGTACAATGTATCAGGACGGGGGCAGTTTTCACATTCCCGGTGAGTCTCTCGGCCGATTGGCCCGATAGCCTCTGCTGTCGACGCGGCTCCGGGGAGCCACACCTCGACCACCGGTTCAAGATAGGATTACGTGATCGTCATGTCTTCAACATTCGACATCGTTGCAGATGTAATCTCCGAAACCAGCGAAATCCCGCGGGAGAAGATCACGCCGGAGATGCACGCGATCGATGATCTCGGCATCGACAGCCTGGACTTCCTCGATATCGTCTTCGCGCTCGACAAGAAGTTCGGAATCAAGATTCCGCTCGAGCAGTGGACGCAGGAAGTCAACGCTGGCAAGGCAACGGTCGAGGAATATTTCGTCCTCAAGAACCTTTGCGCCCATATCGACGAACTGGTCGCGAAGAAGAACGCGTGACGAACGGCGTTTGAACGGCCATGCGGCTCGAATATTTCCAGATGATCGACAGCGTCGTGTCCTTCGACGCGTCGACCGGCCAGATCCACGCCAAGGCATACGTGCCTTTAACCAGCCCCATTTTCGAGGGGCATTTCCCGGGCTACCCGATCCTGCCCGGCGTGCTTCTGATCGAGACCATGGCGCAGGCCTCGGGCTATCTGATCCTTGGCATGAACGGGCTCAGTCGGATGCCGTTCTTCGCCGGCGTCAAGAAGGCGAAGTTCCGCAAGTTCATCGAGCCCGGCAGCGAGCTGGACGTCTATGCGGACCTCGTTCATGACGGGTCCGGCTACAGCGTCACGCAGGCTCGGATCGAGCAGAATGGTCCGGTCTGCGACGCCGAACTGACGCTGCGCATCATGGATTTTCCGGCTCCCGAGCTTGAGGGCATGATCCGCGAGCGCGCCGAGTCCATCGGACTTTCGGCTGTTGAGAGAACGTGATGACCGCTGCGGCCGATAACGACATCTGGATCACCGGCATCGGCCTCATTTCTTCGCTCGGCGAGGGTGTGGACGCGCATTGGCGCGTCATGGCGGAGGGCGAACCCCGGCCGACGGCGGCGGATCTGGAGCGCTTCCAGCCATTTCCCGTCTACCCCATGGTGCCTCTGGAACTCGACCGGCAGATACCGCGCAAGGCCGACCAGCGCCAGATGGAGACGTGGCAGCGCCTCGGCACCTACGCCGCTGGTCTGGCTCTGGACGATGCCGGCCTCAAGGGCGACCTGCCGCGCCTCTCGCACATGGACATGATCGTGGCCGCCGGTGGCGGAGAGCGCGATCTTGAGGTCGACGGACAAATTCTGGCCGGGCTGGACGGCGGGGCTCCCGAGGCCTTTTTGAACGAACGGCTCGCCAACGACCTTCGTCCCACGCTGTTTCTCGCCCAGCTTTCCAATCTCCTCGCCGGCAACATCTCCATCGTCCACAAGGTCACGGGCTCGTCGCGCACCTTCATGGGCGAAGAGATTGCCGGCATCGGCGCCGTCGAAGTGGCGGCGCGCCGGATTCGCGCGGGCCAGGGCGATCTCTTCATCGTCGGCGGCGCCTATAACGCCGAGCGCAAGGACATGCTCCTGAGCCTGGCGCTCGGAAGAGTGCTCTGGGAAGGGGCCGACGTCCCCGTCTGGGAGCGCGCCGCCCAGGGCGATGGCGGGACAATCACCGGCTCCGTCGGGGCCTTTCTGGTGCTTGAATCGCGCGCTCATGGCGAGGCACGCGGTGCTAAGGCCTATGCCCGCCTCGCCTCCGTGCTGTCGGATCGCAGCCGGCGTCGGCCGGGCGAAGCCGCGGCAGCTGCGCTGCGCCAGTTCGAGAAGCTGGAGCCGGGCTTTGCGGCAGAACCCGTCGGCGTGATTTCGGGAGCGAGCGGCCTCGCCGCGGCGACGCTTGAAGAACGCGGGCTCTATGAGCGCCTCGCGACAGAGCGCCGCATCGGCCCGGTCCGGGCCTCGCAAAGCTGGATCGGCAACAGCCTCGAGACGGCATTTCCGGCGCAAGTTGCACTGGCGGCTCTGGCGGTACAGCGGGGCGGTTTCTATCTTCCCAGAGATGGCGGGGGCTTCGAGCGTCCCGTTGCTGGCACGCCACGACAGATCCTGGCGACGTCCTGGGGATTCTGGCGCGGCGAAGGCATGGCGCTGGTCGAAGCGATCGATTGAAGGAGCAGGTCATGGGCCGCACGCGGGATCATCTCGGAAGGCCGGTCGTCGCCGTGACCGGGATAGGGATCGTATCCTCGCTCGGCCAGGGCATTGACGATAATTGGGCCGCCCTGACGGCGGGCCGGTCCGGCATTCATCGGATCACGCGTTTCCCGACCGACCATCTGCGCACCACGATCGCCGGCACGGTCGACTTTCTCTTCCCCGAGGAAGTGCGCTCGCCGGTGCTGAGCGAACGTCTGGCGCATCTGGCCGCCGACGAGGCGATCACGCAATCGAACCTCGGCACGCCCGGCGATTTTCCCGGCATGCTTTTCATGGCCGTCCCGCCCGTCGAGCTGGAATGGCCGGCGCGACGCGATCTTTATGTCGGCACCGGCCCGGAAGAGGGCGACGCCTATGACCGGATGATCGGTCGCGCGCTGAAGCTCAATGATCCAGACGCCTACGAGTTTGCCCTTTATGCCTGCGTGGCCGACCGCATTGCCGATGCCTTCGGCACGCGCGGCGCGCCGATTTCGCTGTCGACCGCCTGTGCTTCGGGGGCTTCGGCCATTCAGCTCGGCGTCGAGGCCGTCCGTCGCGGCGATACTGACGCGGCGCTGGTCATCGGGACGGACGGTTCGATCCATATCGAGGGCCTGATCCGCTTCCAGCTTCTTTCGGCGCTTTCCACCGCGAACGAGGACCCGACCGCGGCATCGCGGCCGTTCTCGAAGAACCGCGACGGCTTCGTCATGGCCGAGGGCGCGGGCGCTCTGGTGCTGGAGGATTATGACGCGGCCAAAGCCCGGGGCGCCAAGATCCTCGGTGTCATTCGCGGCATCGCCGAGAAGGCGGATGATTTCCACCGCACCCGCTCCACCCCCGATGGTTCGCCGGTCATCGCGGCCATTCGCCAGGCGCTCGACGATGGCGGCGCCGGGATCGACGATGTCGACTACATCAACGCCCATGGCACCGGCACGCCCGAGAACGACAAGATGGAGGCGCTGTCGCTCGAAGCCGTGTTTGGCGAGCGCGTCACCAATATCCCAGCCTCCTCCAACAAATCGATGATCGGCCATACGCTGACCGCCGCCGGCGCCATTGAGGCCGTGTTCTCGATCAAGACGATTCTGGAAGGCGTCATTCCTCCGACCATCAATTCTCATATGCCCGATCCGTCGATCCATCTGGACGTCGTCCCGAACGTGGCCCGTAGCGCGCCAGTGTCGCTCGTCCTCTCCAATTCCTTCGGCTTCGGCGGCCAGAACGCGTGCCTGCTCATCGCGGCTGAGCCCGCCTGAAGGCCGGCCGACGCGGGGCTCTGGCATCTTTGGGCGCGAACCGCTAAGCAGGGCGCCTGTTTCGACGGATGGAAATCAAAAGAATGCGCGCCCTGCAACTGCTCGCCGACCGGAAGCTCTCGATTGTCGAGGTGCCGATGGCACCGCCTCCGGGCGCGGGCGAGGTGCGGGTGGCGGTCGGTGCGGTCGCCCTCAACCATATCGACGTCTGGGGCTGGCGCGGCATGGCCTTTGCCAAGCGAAAGCTGCCGCTGACGATCGGTGCCGAAGCGGCGGGAACGATCGAATCGGTGGGCGCCGGCGTCGAGGGGCTTGTCGTCGGCCAGCGGGTCGCGATCTATGGTGCCGAGACCTGCGGCATGTGCCCGGCCTGCCATGCGGGCAAGGACAATCTCTGCGAGAACGTCGCGGGCGTGCGCGGCTTCCATATTGACGGCCTCGCCTGCGACTATGTGACGATGAAGGCCCGGCTCGTGGTTCCGGCGCCGGAAGGCGTCACCGTACGCGACGCGGCCTGCACGCCGGTCACCTATGGCACCGTCGAGCATATGCTTTTTGACAACGCGAAGCTCGAAGCCGGCCAGACGATCCTGATCCAGGCGGGAGGCAGCGGCATCGGCACCGCCGCGATCCAGCTTGCCAAGGCGGCCGGCGCAACCATCATCACCACCGTCGGAAGCCCGGAAAAGGCGGAGAAGGCACTGGCGCTTGGCGCTCACCACGTCATCAACTACCGGGAAGAGCGCTTTGAAGGCGTGGTGCGCAAGCTGACCAAGAAGCGCGGCGTCGATGTCGTCTTCGAGCATGTCGGGGTCGACACCTGGGCCGGCAGCATGTTTTCCCTGCGTCGGGGCGGCACGCTGGTCACCTGCGGCTCGACCACCGGCATCTCGACCGAAATCAATCTCTTCCAGCTCTATCAGCAGCAATTGCGGCTCATGGGCTCCTTCGGCTGCCGCATCGAGAATATCAGCCATGCGCTCGGCAAGATCGGATCGGGCGTCGTCTCGCCGGTCATCGACAGCGTGATCGCGATCGAGGACATCGACATGGCGCTCGACCGGATCGAGCAACGGCAGGTCTTCGGCAAGATCATCATGACGCTCTGACGCATCGACATGTCGGGCGGTAGCCGCAAACGTCCTTTCAAAGCGTTTTTCCGCAAGGTTAGCCGTAGCCGTCCGGCGAATGCCGCGATCGCCTTTTCGGTGCGCAATGTCATTGCCGGCATCCGCCGGCTCGGCCTTCCGCGAGCTGGCCGCTGGGCGGAGCGGATCACCCGTTTCATCGCGCCTCTGGTGCCGGAATCGAAGCTCGCGCTCGCCAATATCGGCGCGGCCTTTCCGGAAAAGAGCGAGGCGGAGCGAAAGGCGATCCTCGACGGCGTCTGGCGCGGGCTAGGGCACACGGCCGTCGAGTATGTGTTCTTGGACCAGTTGGTCGACTTTGACCCGGAGCGCCCCGGC from Kaistia algarum includes:
- a CDS encoding beta-ketoacyl-ACP synthase, translating into MTAAADNDIWITGIGLISSLGEGVDAHWRVMAEGEPRPTAADLERFQPFPVYPMVPLELDRQIPRKADQRQMETWQRLGTYAAGLALDDAGLKGDLPRLSHMDMIVAAGGGERDLEVDGQILAGLDGGAPEAFLNERLANDLRPTLFLAQLSNLLAGNISIVHKVTGSSRTFMGEEIAGIGAVEVAARRIRAGQGDLFIVGGAYNAERKDMLLSLALGRVLWEGADVPVWERAAQGDGGTITGSVGAFLVLESRAHGEARGAKAYARLASVLSDRSRRRPGEAAAAALRQFEKLEPGFAAEPVGVISGASGLAAATLEERGLYERLATERRIGPVRASQSWIGNSLETAFPAQVALAALAVQRGGFYLPRDGGGFERPVAGTPRQILATSWGFWRGEGMALVEAID
- a CDS encoding transglutaminase family protein, producing the protein MLYDIRQVTHYSYALPVPFARQALRLLPVDRPGQRVIASDLSIRPAPTERDDAFDFFGNRITTVAFAFPHDELRLETRARVLVDTPALPEAASTPRFETVRRLALTEPDLGPRSPVQFLFPSRLIAINTEIGEYAAASFPEGRPVLEGAFDLTRRIKDEFRYDSEATDVTTLPAEAFEQRAGVCQDFAHIMIAGLRTMGLPAAYVSGFLRTEPPPGRPRLEGADATHAWVAVWCGRDAGWIGFDPTNGVIAENDHLVLAIGRDYADAAPVDGVIVTSGDHTLDVAVDVVPVES
- a CDS encoding 3-hydroxyacyl-ACP dehydratase FabZ family protein translates to MRLEYFQMIDSVVSFDASTGQIHAKAYVPLTSPIFEGHFPGYPILPGVLLIETMAQASGYLILGMNGLSRMPFFAGVKKAKFRKFIEPGSELDVYADLVHDGSGYSVTQARIEQNGPVCDAELTLRIMDFPAPELEGMIRERAESIGLSAVERT
- a CDS encoding beta-ketoacyl-ACP synthase, whose amino-acid sequence is MGRTRDHLGRPVVAVTGIGIVSSLGQGIDDNWAALTAGRSGIHRITRFPTDHLRTTIAGTVDFLFPEEVRSPVLSERLAHLAADEAITQSNLGTPGDFPGMLFMAVPPVELEWPARRDLYVGTGPEEGDAYDRMIGRALKLNDPDAYEFALYACVADRIADAFGTRGAPISLSTACASGASAIQLGVEAVRRGDTDAALVIGTDGSIHIEGLIRFQLLSALSTANEDPTAASRPFSKNRDGFVMAEGAGALVLEDYDAAKARGAKILGVIRGIAEKADDFHRTRSTPDGSPVIAAIRQALDDGGAGIDDVDYINAHGTGTPENDKMEALSLEAVFGERVTNIPASSNKSMIGHTLTAAGAIEAVFSIKTILEGVIPPTINSHMPDPSIHLDVVPNVARSAPVSLVLSNSFGFGGQNACLLIAAEPA
- a CDS encoding acyl carrier protein; translated protein: MSSTFDIVADVISETSEIPREKITPEMHAIDDLGIDSLDFLDIVFALDKKFGIKIPLEQWTQEVNAGKATVEEYFVLKNLCAHIDELVAKKNA
- a CDS encoding zinc-binding dehydrogenase, with translation MRALQLLADRKLSIVEVPMAPPPGAGEVRVAVGAVALNHIDVWGWRGMAFAKRKLPLTIGAEAAGTIESVGAGVEGLVVGQRVAIYGAETCGMCPACHAGKDNLCENVAGVRGFHIDGLACDYVTMKARLVVPAPEGVTVRDAACTPVTYGTVEHMLFDNAKLEAGQTILIQAGGSGIGTAAIQLAKAAGATIITTVGSPEKAEKALALGAHHVINYREERFEGVVRKLTKKRGVDVVFEHVGVDTWAGSMFSLRRGGTLVTCGSTTGISTEINLFQLYQQQLRLMGSFGCRIENISHALGKIGSGVVSPVIDSVIAIEDIDMALDRIEQRQVFGKIIMTL